The following are from one region of the Trichoderma breve strain T069 chromosome 5, whole genome shotgun sequence genome:
- a CDS encoding peroxisomal membrane anchor protein (Pex14p) conserved region domain-containing protein, whose product MDDSEGKSSPEGVPKWQLNAPTDNADNAAADASQSQQNSDTDKLEVARRFLDDDAVKTAPRDTKIDFLKSKGVEDEDIEHLLGGLEEAPSSAKDSTPSDESNQKALQVLEKSFAQKPQPPAAPEPPKPILAGSDRPPVVTYPEFLTKPQRTPPLVTTNGLLNTLYAFGGLSALLYGASKFAVEPMVEKLTNARIDLHETTANRLDSILTQLENTVSVVPSYKSSANTASEATESEDPSEMFHRDVGTQTSFPNSPSSSTPKGKDEAQSKVQADRLSKLAKSLKGLTDDFKKQSNESQDIKVLLDVFRDDLDNMTYGHHAELFGNFDKRKKKDSEDEIRKVRDNIRRIKGVLLSARTFPTSAR is encoded by the exons ATGGACGACTCAGAAGGCAAATCATCACCCGAAGGCGTGCCCAAGTGGCAGCTCAACGCGCCCACTGATAATGCAGATAATGCCGCCGCGGATGCATCACAGTCGCAACAAAATAGCGATACAGACAAGCTAGAAGTTGCGCGACGGTttctggatgatgatgccgtcaagaCAGCTCCCCGAGATACCAAGATCGACTTTCTCAAGTCCAAAGGcgtcgaagatgaagatatcGAGCATCTCCTCGGTGGGTTAGAAGAggcgccatcatcagcgaaGGATTCAACACCATCAGAT GAGTCCAACCAGAAAGCATTGCAAGTGCTCGAAAAATCATTTGCACAGAAACCACAACCACCTGCCGCTCCCGAACCGCCGAAACCTATTCTCGCAGGCAGCGATCGGCCTCCCGTAGTGACATATCCCGAGTTCCTCACCAAGCCCCAACGTACACCCCCCTTGGTCACGACCAACGGGCTCCTCAATACCCTCTACGCCTTTGGCGGCTTGTCTGCGCTTCTATATGGCGCGAGCAAATTCGCCGTTGAGCCGATGGTTGAGAAATTGACAAACGCGCGAATCGATTTACACGAGACCACCGCAAACCGATTGGATTCCATCCTTACCCAGCTCGAAAACACCGTCTCTGTCGTCCCATCGTACAAGAGCTCCGCAAACACCGCTTCGGAGGCGACTGAATCCGAAGACCCGTCTGAAATGTTTCACCGCGATGTTGGCACCCAGACGTCTTTCCCCAACAGCCCTTCATCCTCGACTCCCAAGGGGAAAGACGAGGCGCAGTCAAAGGTCCAAGCAGATCGTCTTTCGAAATTGGCAAAGTCGCTGAAGGGCCTTACGGACGACTTTAAGAAGCAGAGCAACGAGTCCCAGGATATCAAGGTATTGCTGGACGTCTTCCGCGACGATCTCGACAACATGACATACGGACACCATGCCGAATTATTTGGAAACTTtgacaagaggaagaagaaggactcTGAAGACGAAATTCGGAAAGTAAGGGATAACATCCGAAGGATAAAGGGTGTTCTCTTGAGCGCGCGAACTTTCCCTACCTCTGCTAGGTGA
- a CDS encoding ras family domain-containing protein — translation MANDEYDFLFKGAALPSSVDVVLIGDSGVGKSNLLSRFTRNEFNLDSKSTIGVEFATRSIQVDSKTIKAQIWDTAGQERYRAITSAYYRGAVGALLVYDISKHQTYENVTRWLKELRDHADANIVIMLVGNKSDLRHLRAVPTDEAKGFASENHLSFIETSALDASNVELAFQNILTEIYRIVSSKALDSGDGAQATIGAGTNISLSKAADDEASKGGKCC, via the exons ATGGCCAACGACGAATATGAT TTCCTCTTCAAAGGTGCCGCTCTCCCTTCCTCCGTGGATG TTGTCTTGATTGGTGACTCTGGAGTCGGAAAGTCCAATCTTCTCAGCCGATTCACTCGCAACGAATTCAACCTCGACTCCAAGTCAACTATCGGTGTCGAGTTTGCCACTAGATCAATCCAGGTCGACTCCAAGACCATCAAGGCGCAGATTTGGGATACAGCCGGTCAGGAGCGTTACCGTGCCATTACTTCCGCATACTACCGTGGTGCAGTGGGCGCCCTCCTCGTCTATGACATCAGCAAGCACCAAACCTACGAGAACGTCACGAGATGGCTAAAGGAGCTTCGGGACCATGCCGATGCGAACATTGTCATCATGCTGGTTGGCAACAAGAGCGATTTGAGACACCTGAGGGCTGTGCCCACGGATGAGGCCAAGGGCTTTGCTA GCGAGAAccatctttctttcatcgAGACGTCCGCCCTCGACGCCAGCAACGTTGAACTTGCCTTCCAGAACATCCTTACTG AGATCTACCGAATCGTATCTAGCAAGGCTCTCGacagtggtgatggtgctCAAGCCACCATTGGTGCCGGCACTAATATCTCACTCAGCAAGGCAGCCGACGATGAGGCTTCCAAGGGCGGCAAGTGCTGCTAA
- a CDS encoding brix domain-containing protein, producing the protein MAAVYKSLSKGGSEKNESSTNGVKKNKQRVLILSSRGVTYRHRHLLNDLASLLPHGRKDAKFDSKSRLGELNELAELYNCNNVLFFEARKGKDLYVWMSKVPNGPTVKFHLQNLHTMEELHFTGNCLKGSRPILSFDAAFETQPHFRVMKELFLHTFGVPQGARKSKPFIDHVMGFSIADGKIWIRNYQISEVEQTKLKDGEEEPTVGKSNTDINLVEIGPRFVLTPLVIQEGSFGGPIIYENREFVSPNQIRADIRRAKAARHNGRVEQAVGRVSKKDDLGLLSNGNRPAKNELDKTTLFA; encoded by the exons ATGGCGGCCGTATACAAATCCCTGTCCAAGGGCGGCAGTGAGAAGAACGAATCGTCGACCAATGGCGTCAAGAAAAACAAGCAGAGAGTGCTGATCTTGTCCAGCCGAGGTGTCACCTACAG ACACCGCCACCTCTTGAACGATCTTGCCTCTCTGCTCCCTCACGGTCGAAAGGATGCCAAGTTCGACTCGAAATCCAGACTCGGCGAGCTCAACGAACTGGCAGAGCTCTACAACTGCAAcaatgttttgtttttcgaGGCGAGAAAGGGCAAAGATTTATATGTATGGATGAGCAAGGTGCCCAATGGCCCGACAGTTAAATTCCACCTGCAAAACT TGCACACGATGGAGGAATTGCACTTCACTGGAAACTGCTTGAAGGGTTCAAGACCAATCCTTTCATTCGACGCCGCTTTCGAGACTCAGCCGCATTTCCGCGTCATGAAGGAGTTGTTCCTTCACACATTTGGCGTCCCGCAAGGCGCGCGCAAGTCCAAGCCATTTATCGACCATGTCATGGGCTTCAGCATTGCAGATGGCAAGATTTGGATTCGAAACTACCAGATCAGCGAGGTCGAGCAGACCAAATTGAAggacggcgaggaagaaCCCACCGTTGGCAAATCCAACACGGACATTAATCTCGTCGAAATCGGACCTAGATTCGTTCTCACGCCCCTGGTGATACAGGAGGGCTCGTTCGGTGGACCAATTATATACGAGAACAGAGAATTCGTCTCTCCCAACCAAATCAGAGCTGACATCCGGAGGGCAAAGGCCGCAAGGCACAACGGCAGGGTGGAGCAGGCAGTTGGGCGCGTGTCCAAGAAGGATGATCTGGGCCTCCTGTCCAACGGCAACCGACCTGCCAAGAACGAGCTGGATAAGACAACACTGTTTGCATAG
- a CDS encoding histone deacetylase domain-containing protein: MAGNVAMEESEDHVMGDTDMTSLNGHGSGTQMNDDDTASDNSIYHEDSEPSVIEETIAKLQMRRGLLPTGCCYDDRMKLHMNADFSPNTHHPEDPRQSELPRIMKDCPTKYMWRIPARPATREEICLAHSPEHLAWVENLDTISTAELRSLTRQFDQGRESLYVGSMSYPAALLSVGGAIETCKSVVTGQVKNAFAVIRPPGHHAEFDQPMGFCFFNNVPVAIRVCQQDYPDQCRKVLILDWDVHHGNGTQNIFYQDPNVLYISIHVYQNGQFYPGQGLGKNINIGWHDQGMGDGEYMAAFQKIVMPIAKEFNPDLVVISAGFDAADGDELGGCFVTPACYAHMTHMLMSLADGKVAVCLEGGYNLQAISSSAVAVARTLMGEPPPKLALPKINKEAARTLAKVQAYQAPYWECMRPGIVDVPDVQSLNADRLHDVIRNAQRQVMQSKYGMIPLYIQRELISKSFENQVLVTPNLHDAQKILVILHDPPQLLAQVDVAETTVDAHNTWVVDGVMEYIGWAVGQNFGVMDINVPAYVTHEEDIDAFTPEFNEKEIQEQILSLICYLWDNFLQLYETNEIVLLGVGNAYLGVKVLLINRDCKDKIAGIVNFVTGNLRPVKSDVDNELSSWYKENSRVYVAGDHACWSDPDLTRKVHKRRFGTVVRSKMVGLNHMMQAHAEEAHEWILKRVTNNPDGDTTEEDNP, translated from the exons ATGGCTGGAAATGTAGCCATGGAGGAATCTGAAGACCATGTAATGGGGGACACCGACATGACCAGCCTCAATGGTCATGGAAGCGGAACGCAAATGAACGACGATGACACTGCCTCAGATAATAGCATATATCATGAGGATAGTGAGCCAAGCGTTATAGAGGAAACCATTGCCAAGCTACAGATGCGCCGTGGTTTGCTCCCCACAGGCTGCTGTTACGATGATCGAATGAAGCTTCACATGAACGCCGACTTCAGTCCAAATACCCACCATCCTGAGGATCCCCGGC AATCGGAGCTACCAAGAATTATGAAGGACTGTCCAACCAAGTACATGTGGAGGATTCCAGCTCGGCCTGCCACTCGGGAAGAGATTTGCCTGGCTCATTCCCCTGAGCACCTTGCTTGGGTGGAAAATCTGGACACAATCAGTACGGCTGAGCTTCGTTCATTGACAAGGCAATTCGACCAGGGCCGCGAATCTCTCTATGTCGGGAGCATGTCTTACCCCGCTGCCCTTTTGTCCGTTGGTGGTGCCATCGAAACCTGCAAAAGCGTGGTTACCGGACAAGTCAAAAACGCCTTTGCTGTTATCCGACCTCCTGGGCACCATGCTGAATTTGATCAGCCCATGGGATTTTGCTTCTTTAACAATGTTCCCGTGGCAATCAGGGTGTGCCAGCAAGACTATCCAGACCAATGCCGCAAAGTCCTCATCTTGGACTGGGACGTCCACCATGGCAACGGTACCCAAAACATCTTTTACCAGGATCCCAACGTCCTCTATATATCCATTCATGTCTACCAAAATGGACAGTTTTACCCTG GACAAGGATTGGGCAAGAACATCAATATTGGCTGGCATGACCAAGGCATGGGTGACGGCGAATACATGGCGGCATTCCAAAAGATTGTGATGCCCATCGCAAAGGAGTTCAATCCGGATCTAGTGGTCATATCAGCAGGCTTCGACGCTGCAGACGGAGATGAGTTGGGTGGCTGCTTCGTTACACCTGCTTGCTACGCCCACATGACGCACATGCTCATGTCTCTCGCGGACGGCAAAGTTGCCGTCTGCCTGGAAGGCGGCTATAACCTCCAGGCAATTTCAAGCTCTGCGGTAGCCGTTGCAAGAACTTTGATGGGagagccgccgccaaagctTGCTCTCCCCAAGATTAACAAAGAGGCAGCCAGAACATTAGCGAAAGTGCAAGCGTATCAGGCCCCTTACTGGGAATGCATGCGGCCCGGAATCGTCGACGTGCCTGATGTTCAGTCTCTCAATGCCGACAGACTTCATGATGTCATCAGAAACGCGCAGCGCCAAGTTATGCAGTCAAAATACGGCATGATCCCGCTCTACATACAACGAGAGCTCATCTCAAAGTCATTTGAAAACCAAGTGCTAGTCACACCAAACCTACACGATGCACAGAAGATTCTTGTCATTCTACATGATCC GCCTCAATTACTAGCCCAAGTGGATGTGGCAGAAACTACTGTAGATGCTCATAATACATGGGTG GTTGACGGGGTAATGGAATACATTGGGTGGGCCGTTGGCCAGAACTTTGGTGTCATGGATATCAATGTTCCAGCTTATGTTACCCATGAAGAG GACATTGATGCTTTCACCCCTGAATTTAACGAGAAAGAGATCCAGGAGCAAATCCTGTCGCTCATTTGCTATCTCTGGGATAACTTTCTCCAGCTTTACGAAACCAACGAAATCGTCTTGCTTGGCGTCGGCAATGCATACCTTGGAGTTAAAGTTCTCTTAATAAACAGAG ACTGCAAAGACAAGATTGCGGGAATTGTCAACTTTGTGACTGGCAACCTGAGACCCGTCAAGTCTGATGTTGACAACGAACTCTCGTCTTGGTACAAGGAAAACTCGCGCGTCTACGTGGCGGGAGACCACGCCTGCTGGTCCGACCCCGACTTGACACGAAAAGTCCACAAGAGACGCTTCGGAACGGTCGTGCGCAGCAAGATGGTTGGGCTCAACCACATGATGCAAGCGCACGCCGAGGAAGCCCATGAATGGATTTTGAAAAGAGTGACGAACAACCCCGACGGAGACACGACTGAGGAGGACAACCCTTGA
- a CDS encoding FAD binding domain-containing protein: MSPALVCQDASQNYDVVIVGAGPVGLMLSTCLSRWGYRIKHIDNRPEPTATGRADGIQPRSLDLLRNMGLKSAIMAHKPARVYEVAFWDPSESSKGIARTGTWASCPNFIDARYPFTTLLHQGHIERAFIADLEKNGTKIQRPWTITGFQSRSPQTYEYPVQVELEHVNGAEKETVFAKYLFGGEGARSFVRQQLNIGFTHKDPIAYVWGVMDGVVKTDFPDIKMKCTIRSQYGSIMVIPREDNMVRLYIQIASSTDVDWSPRKTATEAEVQASAKKILQPYSIEWEHVEWYSVYPIGQGISDKYTLDERVFLGGDACHTHSPKAGQGMNTAFLDALNLAWKIHAVEGGLADRAILKTYESERKAVAESLLDFDNRYAKLFSQRPPAASEVQAASETIPDADLDADNAFIRTFKESCEFTSGYGVSYQPNALNWSPEHPAQSSLMQPSGTKLQSGRLFVIADVTRVVDANVVHLEQEIPLNGSFRIFIFAGEPVKNRAAIRDLADNLASADSFYSAYTRPDVDQVSHHEKHNPHSMFFTLCTIFAAKRHRIEIPRDAPGALARYRDHVYADDRWDRRVPDAQASAHAKMGLDEEKGGVVVVRPDGYVGMVASLVEGTGTIDALNAYFSAFCTKKFGSAA; encoded by the exons ATGTCTCCCGCTCTTGTGTGTCAAGATGCGTCTCAAAACTATGACGTCG TGATTGTGGGTGCCGGGCCTGTGGGATTGATGCTCTCTACATGTCTGTCTCGATGGGGCTATCGCATAAAGCACATCGATAACAGGCCAGAGCCTACGGCGACTGGTCGGGCTGATGGCATCCAGCCTCGCTCTCTCGACCTGCTGCGGAACATGGGGCTAAAGtctgccatcatggcccaTAAGCCCGCTCGTGTCTATGAAGTCGCATTCTGGGACCCTTCAGAATCAAGCAAGGGTATTGCCAGGACGGGGACCTGGGCCAGCTGCCCCAACTTTATCGATGCCCGCTATCCCTTCACCACACTGCTACACCAGGGTCACATCGAGAGGGCCTTTATCGCAGACCTGGAGAAGAACGGCACTAAGATCCAGAGACCCTGGACAATCACGGGCTTCCAGTCTCGCAGCCCTCAGACATATGAATATCCCGTCCAAGTTGAACTGGAACACGTCAACGGCGCGGAAAAGGAGACTGTGTTCGCAAAGTACCTCTTTGGAGGCGAGGGCGCAAGGTCCTTTGTCAGACAGCAGCTGAACATCGGATTTACGCATAAAGATCCGATCGCGTATGTCTGGGGTGTAATGGACGGTGTGGTCAAGACCGATTTCCCTGATATCAAG ATGAAGTGTACGATACGCAGTCAGTATGGCTCCATCATGGTTATCCCTCGTGAGGACAACATGGTTCGCCTCTACATCCAGATCGCGTCTTCCACGGATGTCGACTGGAGCCCGAGAAAGACAGCCACTGAAGCAGAGGTACAAGCTTCCGCCAAGAAGATTCTGCAACCCTACTCGATCGAGTGGGAGCATGTAGAATGGTATTCCGTCTACCCAATTGGCCAAGGAATTTCTGATAAATATACCTTGGATGAGCGAGTTTTCTTGGGCGGCGACGCCTGTCACACCCATAGT CCCAAAGCAGGTCAGGGAATGAACACTGCCTTTTTGGATGCGCTAAACTTGGCTTGGAAGATTCATGCCGTGGAAGGCGGCCTCGCAGACCGAGCCATTCTCAAGACATACGAGTCTGAGCGAAAAGCAGTGGCAGAATCACTACTAGACTTTGACAACCGATATGCGAAGCTCTTCTCTCAGCGACCACCTGCGGCTTCTGAGGTTCAGGCGGCCTCGGAAACGATACCGGATGCAGACCTAGATGCCGACAATGCCTTTATCAGGACTTTCAAGGAATCCTGCGAATTCACCAGCGGCTACGGCGTCTCGTATCAGCCTAACGCATTAAATTGGTCTCCAGAGCATCCAGCACAGTCGTCTCTCATGCAGCCAAGCGGGACAAAGTTGCAATCCGGACGCTTATTCGTAATTGCGGACGTGACGAGAGTTGTCGATGCCAACGTGGTACACTTGGAGCAAGAGATACCTCTCAACGGGTCGTtccgcatcttcatcttcgccggAGAGCCAGTCAAGAACCGTGCCGCTATCCGCGATTTAGCAGACAACCTGGCTAGCGCCGATTCGTTCTATTCAGCATACACTCGACCGGATGTCGATCAAGTCTCGCATCACGAAAAGCACAACCCGCATAGCATGTTCTTCACGCTGTGTACCATTTTCGCCGCTAAGAGACACCGTATCGAGATCCCAAGAGACGCACCTGGCGCTTTGGCTCGTTATCGCGATCACGTCTATGCGGACGACAGATGGGACCGCCGTGTACCTGATGCACAGGCATCGGCACACGCAAAGATGGGTCTCGACGAAGAAAAGGGCGGCGTGGTTGTTGTTCGACCAGACGGCTACGTCGGCATGGTAGCATCTCTAGTAGAAGGCACAGGCACTATTGATGCCCTCAACGCCTATTTTTCAGCATTTTGCACCAAGAAGTTCGGAAGCGCTGCCTAG
- a CDS encoding regulator of G protein signaling domain-containing protein produces the protein MVNPRIRQPVGALLTIPKQQPRPLSAFEDFNESSYTPYSRPTSFSSSSEASSPRYNMTGRPPTLNEILLDTAPPPWTLSAFMAYLSQNHCMETLEFTLDAQRYASVYEQSLADATSADDGRERVCAWWEKLMQVYIVPCAPREVNIPAQVRDRLLRVPYGPNPPHPSELAEAGRIIYELMNDSVLVPFLHGADVEPLSADSEGNSPSVTEPMTPPTTPPTSEWTFSATHGGFHRAVAAHNKGWKKVGAKLGFNRKSSNRRTTPTSSGPESGESSYNPSSNSSF, from the exons ATGGTCAATCCAAGGATACGGCAGCCAGTTGGAGCCCTACTCACAATccccaagcagcagccacggCCCTTGTCTGCTTTCGAAGACTTCAATGAATCATCATACACACCCTACTCACGCCCAACTagcttctcctcttcgtctgaagcttcatctcctcgataCAACATGACGGGTCGCCCACCGACCCTCAACGAGATTCTTCTCGATACCGCCCCTCCGCCATGGACACTGAGTGCCTTCATGGCCTACCTCTCCCAAAACCACTGCATGGAGACGCTCGAATTCACTCTTGATGCTCAGCGCTATGCCTCCGTCTACGAACAGTCCCTCGCTGACGCCACCTCTGCGGATGACGGCAGGGAGAGGGTTTGTGCATGGTGGGAGAAGCTGATGCAGGTCTACATAGTCCCCTGCGCCCCTCGCGAAGTAAACATTCCTGCTCAGGTTCGAGATCGCCTCCTTCGCGTGCCCTATGGCCCCAACCCCCCTCACCCGTCCGAGCTGGCTGAAGCTGGACGCATCATCTACGAACTCATGAACGACTCCGTTTTGGTTCCTTTCTTGCA TGGCGCGGATGTCGAGCCCTTGTCAGCCGATAGTGAAGGCAATTCACCGTCAGTCACGGAACCCATGACACCCCCTACCACGCCGCCTACCTCAGAGTGGACTTTTAGTGCCACGCATGGTGGCTTTCACCGTGCCGTAGCAGCGCACAACAAGGGTTGGAAAAAGGTTGGCGCAAAGCTGGGCTTCAATCGCAAAAGCTCTAATCGGAGAACAACACCTACATCTTCGGGACCCGAGTCTGGAGAATCGAGCTACAACCCCAGCAGCAATTCATCGTTTTGA
- a CDS encoding triose-phosphate transporter family domain-containing protein: MEKFPSLSASPSPLGSNGLNDLGSANGNGNGHSNGYPAANAWSSSGRGHSRQKSLGDAFRTIRARNGSMSQNAHEIADALRAPVSPKLVVLCVMWYTSSALTNTSSKSILNAFDMPATLTLIQFAFVSSLCIFLSWLASIFPVLRTKISALRHPIREPSREVIMTTLPLAFFQIGGHLLSSTATAKIPVSLVHTIKGLSPLFTVLAYRLIYNIRYPTTTYLSLIPLTIGVMLACSSESNYGGQLLGVLEALLATLIFVTQNIFSKKLFNEAAKVEADGTGVPSKKLDKLNLLCYSSGMAFALTVPIWFWTEGITLIKDFLHDGSVDLSNRPNAMDHGRLTLEFIFNGTFHFGQNIIAFILLSMVSPVTYSVASLIKRVFVIVMAIIWFRSPTTSVQAVGIALTFLGLYLYDRTSESNKADRSARMMTQSRSGTPLLPLNEVPTQTGRYQTSPQPRNGAFHP; the protein is encoded by the exons ATGGAGAAATTCCCAAGCCTGtcggcatcaccatcaccactggGGAGCAATGGCTTGAACGATCTCGGCTCCGcgaatggcaatggcaacggcCATAGCAATGGCTATCCTGCGGCAAATGCATGGTCGTCCTCGGGACGTGGGCACAGCCGCCAAAAGAGTCTTGGCGATGCATTTCGAACGATTCGCGCAAGGAACGGCAGCATGAGCCAAAATGCCCACGAGATCGCCGATGCGCTACGGGCTCCCGTGTCCCCAAAGCTTGTT GTTCTTTGCGTCATGTGGTACACCTCATCTGCCCTGACCAACACGTCGTCAAAGTCCATCCTCAACGCCTTTGACATGCCAGCAACCTTGACATTGATCCAATTCGCCTTTGTGTCTTCGCTCTGTATTTTCCTCTCCTGGCTGGCCAGCATCTTCCCAGTTCTGCGCACCAAAATCTCTGCGTTGCGACACCCCATCCGCGAACCCAGCCGAGAAGTCATCATGACAACGCTGCCCctcgccttcttccagaTTGGCGGCCATCTGCTCAGCTCGACCGCCACAGCTAAAATCCCCGTTTCGCTTGTCCACACCATAAAGGGCCTCTCGCCGCTCTTCACCGTGCTCGCATACCGACTGATATACAACATTCGATACCCGACGACGACCTACCTCTCCTTGATTCCCCTAACTATTGGGGTTATGCTGGCTTGCTCTAGTGAATCAAACTACGGCGGCCAATTGCTTGGTGTCTTGGAGGCGCTCCTGGCGACGCTCATCTTTGTAACGCAgaacatcttctccaagaagctgttcAACGAGGCTGCTAAAGTCGAGGCCGACGGCACGGGAGTCCccagcaagaagctcgacaagCTCAACTTGCTGTGCTACTCATCCGGCATGGCCTTTGCCCTGACTGTACCGATTTGGTTCTGGACAGAGGGCATCACCCTGATTAAAGATTTCCTGCATGACGGCTCGGTAGACCTCAGCAACAGGCCGAATGCCATGGACCATGGCCGTCTCACCTTGGAGTTTATTTTTAACGGCACGTTCCACTTTGGACAGaacatcatcgccttcataCTGCTGTCCATGGTTTCTCCCGTTACCTATTCCGTCGCAAGTCTCATCAAGCGCGtgttcgtcatcgtcatggccatcatTTGGTTCAGAAGCCCGACGACTTCCGTGCAAGCCGTGGGCATTGCTCTCACCTTCCTAGGCCTGTACCTCTACGACAGGACTAGCGAGAGCAACAAGGCCGATCGGAGCGCGCGAATGATGACGCAGTCCCGGAGTGGCACGCCTCTGCTGCCCCTTAATGAGGTGCCAACGCAAACTGGTCGCTACCAAACATCTCCTCAGCCGAGGAATGGCGCGTTTCACCCATGA
- a CDS encoding PSP domain-containing protein, which produces MAAPKMTKNQMRRAKKKEQKKAKADTDPTEQSDEPTAEKRDESPQPTDDSDVKDDLLDDDPAFAAYRDIFNKFGLSFAEDQIAKEANAGNQGDVFFGDNDDIPDEEDENPQPKLSKKKRKQMNKLSVAQLKALVNIPEVVEWQDVSSSDPRLLVQIKAQRNVVPVPSHWAMKREYLSSKRGIEKSAFRLPKFIAETGIAEMRDAVLEKQAEQTLKQKQRERVQPKMGKLDIDYQKLYDAFFRFQTKPELTRFGEVYYEGKESEVDYQHFRPGDLSDATKEALGMPPGAPPPWLINQQRFGTPPSYPTLRIPGLNAPPPAGGSWGFHPGGWGKPPVDEFNRPLYGGDVFGLTAQNGASGQAQVTQPQAPNGDAVERTLWGELQPREEESEEEEEDDEEEESEDEDVPGGTETPSGLETPGGYTSTVHPDYSQQGVETSIAGEMDLRKERRGYDTEESSAPRSAYTVVPERQVRAEGFFGSDRAYDINAAQRSAASGIPVLGADDDTRKRKKPGDVDVAIDVDALNQQGGLSKDDLRSKYEASHKEEGIGARWAYDDDLSQMIAEESNKRQRTEKEHSERRREGKYKF; this is translated from the exons ATGGCGGCCCCAAAGATGACCAAGAACCAGATGCggagggcgaagaagaaggaacagaagaaggccaaggcagat ACCGATCCAACCGAACAATCTGATGAGCCGACCGCCGAGAAGAGGGACGAATCGCCACAGCCGACTGATGATTCCGATGTCAAGG ATGACCTGCTAGACGACGATCCTGCATTTGCCGCGTACAGAGACATATTCAACAAGTTTGGCCTATCATTTGCGGAAGACCAGATTGCGAAGGAAGCCAACGCTGGCAACCAGGGCGACGTCTTCTTTGGTGACAATGATGATATTcctgacgaggaagatgagaaccCTCAACCAAAGctatcaaagaagaagcggaagcagaTGAACAAGCTCTCCGTTGCGCAGCTGAAGGCTCTTGTAAACATACCAGAGGTGGTTGAATGGCAGGATGTTTCATCGTCGGATCCACGACTCTTGGTACAAATCAAGGCGCAGCGGAACGTCGTTCCCGTACCATCTCATtgggcgatgaagagggaaTATCTATCATCGAAGAGGGGTATTGAGAAATCAGCATTCCGGCTGCCGAAATTCATCGCCGAAACGGGAATTGCAGAGATGCGCGACGCAGTGCTGGAGAAACAAGCAGAGCAGAcgctgaagcagaagcagcgaGAGCGTGTCCAGCCAAAGATGGGTAAACTGGACATCGATTATCAGAAGCTTTACGATGCTTTTTTCCGCTTCCAGACAAAGCCGGAGCTGACGCGATTTGGCGAGGTCTATTATGAAGGTAAGGAAAGCGAGGTAGACTACCAGCACTTCCGCCCTGGAGATTTGAGCGATGCCACGAAGGAAGCGCTCGGCATGCCACCTGGAGCGCCTCCTCCATGGCTCATCAACCAACAGAGATTCGGCACACCCCCTAGTTACCCGACCTTGAGAATACCTGGTTTGAACGCGCCTCCACCTGCCGGAGGATCCTGGGGCTTCCATCCCGGCGGCTGGGGTAAGCCTCCAGTCGATGAATTCAACCGTCCATTATACGGTGGCGATGTTTTTGGTCTTACCGCGCAAAATGGCGCCTCTGGCCAAGCACAGGTAACGCAGCCTCAAGCACCTAACGGGGATGCCGTGGAGCGCACACTGTGGGGAGAGCTGCAGCCTCGCGAGGAGgaatctgaagaagaagaggaagacgatgaagaggaagagtccgaggatgaggatgtcCCTGGCGGCACCGAGACTCCCAGCGGGCTCGAGACACCAGGAGGTTACACCAGCACGGTCCATCCGGACTATTCACAACAAGGAGTCGAAACGTCCATTGCCGGTGAAATGGACCTACGCAAAGAACGACGCGGGTACGATACCGAAGAGTCCTCTGCTCCCCGCTCCGCCTACACCGTTGTGCCTGAGCGGCAGGTTCGTGCCGAGGGCTTCTTTGGTAGCGATCGCGCATATGATATCAACGCCGCCCAGCGCTCCGCTGCGTCTGGCATACCCGTGCTAGGCGCAGACGACGACACTCGGAAACGAAAGAAGCCCGGCGATGTAGACGTGGCAATCGATGTGGACGCGCTCAACCAGCAGGGCGGTCTGAGCAAAGACGATTTACGGAGCAAATACGAGGCCAGTCATAAGGAAGAGGGCATAGGCGCAAGATGGGCGTATGATGACGATTTGAGCCAGATGATTGCGGAAGAGAGCAATAAGCGGCAGCGAACCGAGAAGGAGCACAGCGAGAGGAGACGTGAGGGCAAGTATAAGTTTTAA